A genomic region of Cannabis sativa cultivar Pink pepper isolate KNU-18-1 chromosome 1, ASM2916894v1, whole genome shotgun sequence contains the following coding sequences:
- the LOC115706159 gene encoding WAT1-related protein At5g07050 → MVKLSNFYETSKPYFAMISLQFGYAGMNIITKVSLNRGMSHYVLVVYRHAIATAVIAPFAIYFERKAQPKITFPVFMQLFILALLGPVIDQNFYYAGLKFTSPTFSCAMSNMLPAMTFVMAVLCGMEKVDMKRVRCQAKVVGTSVTVAGAMLMTLYKGPIVEMVWSRHIQPKESDVADTTAEKHWFLGSIFLIIATLAWASLFVLQNKALKTYKNHQLSLTTLVCLIGTIQAVAVTFVAEHKLSVWSIGWDMNLLAAAYAGIVTSSISYYVQGIVMKKRGPVFATAFSPLMMIIVAIMGSFILAEKIFLGSVLGAVLIVIGLYSVLWGKHKEAIENEEIPEAIKYHHNHVNVINGISVIEDIETNNKLGDELKKGDQLLINNNKLIISSVAISLPIQDPSMKPNQLPKA, encoded by the exons ATGGTGAAGCTAAGCAACTTTTATGAAACCTCCAAACCCTACTTTGCCATGATCTCTTTACAATTCGGCTATGCTGGCATGAACATCATCACTAAAGTGTCCCTAAACCGTGGCATGAGCCACTACGTCCTTGTTGTTTACCGTCATGCCATCGCCACTGCGGTCATCGCCCCCTTCGCCATATATTTTGAGAG GAAAGCACAACCCAAGATAACTTTCCCAGTTTTCATGCAATTATTTATCCTTGCTCTTCTTGG TCCGGTGATTGATCAAAACTTTTACTACGCTGGTTTGAAATTTACGTCTCCAACTTTCTCGTGTGCAATGAGTAACATGCTTCCTGCAATGACATTTGTAATGGCCGTCTTATGTGG aatggAAAAGGTGGACATGAAAAGAGTGAGGTGCCAAGCAAAAGTAGTGGGAACATCAGTGACGGTGGCTGGGGCAATGTTGATGACTTTATACAAAGGTCCCATAGTGGAGATGGTATGGTCTAGGCATATTCAACCTAAGGAATCTGATGTTGCTGACACCACCGCCGAGAAGCACTGGTTTCTTGGCTCCATCTTCCTTATAATCGCCACACTTGCTTGGGCTTCTCTCTTTGTCTTGCAA AACAAGGCGTTAAAGACGTACAAGAATCACCAACTTTCCCTTACAACGTTAGTGTGTTTAATTGGAACAATACAAGCCGTTGCTGTCACCTTTGTTGCCGAACACAAACTCTCTGTGTGGAGCATTGGTTGGGATATGAATTTACTTGCTGCTGCCTATGCT GGAATTGTTACATCAAGCATTTCATACTATGTCCAAGGCATAGTGATGAAGAAAAGAGGACCAGTGTTTGCTACTGCTTTTAGTCCATTGATGATGATCATTGTAGCCATCATGGGCTCTTTTATCCTGGCTGAGAAAATTTTTCTTggaag tgtgcTTGGTGCGGTTTTGATAGTCATTGGGCTTTACTCAGTCCTATGGGGAAAGCACAAAGAAGCAATAGAAAATGAGGAGATACCAGAAGCTATAAAGTATCATCATAATCATGTAAATGTCATTAATGGAATTTCAGTGATTGAAGATATTGAAACTAATAATAAGCTGGGAGATGAACTTAAGAAGGGAGATCAATTATTGATCAATAATAACAAGCTTATAATTTCCTCTGTTGCCATAAGTTTGCCTATCCAAGATCCATCAATGAAACCCAACCAATTACCAAAGGCCTAA